In the genome of Massilibacillus massiliensis, one region contains:
- a CDS encoding L-lactate dehydrogenase, whose product MSKNRLVIIGVGNVGSAVLNRAIAFELASEIVLIDTNEKKAIGEALDAEHSTPCNYSANIRVRAGSYEDCKDARLIIIAAGTGTINGKLIKDRLLLAEYSIEIIKDVMTGITTYTRDVPIIMITNPLDVTTYLAANSFDYPEYRLFGTGTTLETHRFKRIVANHYQIDAKDVQGYMLGEHGNSAFPAWSTLTIGGISADRLDTYFSPNHPLDRKFVEEEVVKTAFDVLNFKGYTNYGIAMGACRLAKAVLWNERSVLPVSTTLRGAYGLKDVALSLPSIITETGVEKVLEIPLSEQEIEKLHFSANSIKAVLKSNNLVR is encoded by the coding sequence ATGAGTAAAAACAGATTGGTAATCATCGGCGTAGGAAATGTTGGTTCTGCTGTACTAAATCGTGCAATTGCATTTGAACTGGCTTCTGAAATTGTACTAATTGATACAAATGAAAAAAAAGCAATCGGCGAAGCATTAGATGCAGAACATTCTACCCCTTGCAATTATAGTGCAAATATTCGTGTGCGGGCTGGCAGCTATGAAGATTGTAAAGATGCGCGCCTGATTATTATTGCCGCAGGTACTGGTACAATCAATGGTAAACTAATCAAAGACAGATTATTACTTGCTGAATACAGTATTGAAATCATCAAAGATGTTATGACAGGTATTACTACCTATACTAGAGATGTACCTATTATTATGATCACAAATCCACTTGATGTTACAACTTACCTAGCTGCCAATTCCTTTGATTATCCTGAATATAGATTATTTGGAACTGGTACAACACTAGAAACGCATCGTTTTAAAAGAATTGTAGCAAATCATTATCAAATTGATGCCAAAGATGTGCAAGGTTATATGTTGGGTGAACACGGCAATTCTGCTTTTCCTGCTTGGAGTACACTCACCATTGGTGGAATCAGTGCCGATCGCTTAGATACATATTTTAGCCCAAATCATCCTTTAGATCGTAAATTCGTAGAAGAAGAAGTCGTGAAAACGGCCTTTGATGTATTAAATTTTAAAGGTTACACAAATTATGGAATTGCAATGGGTGCCTGCCGCCTAGCGAAAGCGGTACTATGGAATGAACGAAGTGTCTTACCTGTATCCACTACACTAAGAGGCGCCTATGGCTTGAAAGATGTTGCCCTCAGCTTACCTTCTATTATTACTGAAACTGGCGTTGAGAAAGTCCTTGAAATCCCGCTTTCTGAGCAAGAAATAGAAAAATTACATTTTAGTGCAAACAGCATTAAAGCTGTCTTAAAATCAAACAATCTAGTAAGATAA
- a CDS encoding MarR family winged helix-turn-helix transcriptional regulator, with protein sequence MAENIVNGIGIFHRKVVHKIPITIPANHFWALIILHDHGTLTISKLSEKLLISKQQMSPIIDKLCKNGLIKREQDPIDRRNNNITVLPAGIEILESYDRLMIELLNEKLEVLEDKDIKEFQESLNICSKFFHTIL encoded by the coding sequence TTGGCCGAAAATATTGTGAACGGCATTGGAATATTCCATAGAAAAGTTGTACATAAAATCCCCATTACGATTCCGGCAAATCACTTTTGGGCGCTTATTATTTTACATGATCACGGTACACTGACAATTTCCAAATTATCTGAAAAATTGTTAATTTCTAAACAACAAATGTCACCCATTATTGATAAATTATGCAAGAACGGTTTAATCAAACGGGAACAGGATCCCATTGACCGGCGAAATAATAACATCACAGTTTTACCGGCCGGAATTGAAATTTTAGAGTCTTATGACCGGCTAATGATAGAATTATTAAATGAAAAACTAGAAGTACTAGAAGATAAAGATATCAAAGAATTCCAAGAATCCTTGAATATCTGCTCAAAATTTTTTCATACGATTCTATAA
- a CDS encoding efflux RND transporter periplasmic adaptor subunit: MFSVKKMKAYCFCLLAILMLSIMAGCGNKQQAAMGGKAVPVKVMQVVQRDTPMTYEYAGQVQAKNEVKIQARVSGNIVEKLVNGGDIVHRGQPLFRIDARQYESTLNSAQANLAQSEATLSNTRLDRERYEQLVESDALAMQTLTAQQSAERQNEAAVEYNRANVKKASDDLHDTVIVSPVDGRMDVNDLSVGTYVTAGSTTMATVSSTDPVFVQFSMSENEYLQLAENNQGGIGSGWGNNVLLTLSNGSAYPVFGKVEQVDRSLSNNSGTLTFKASFGNPDSILIPGMFGRVKITGETISGAVLVPQRAVQQLLEKTFVTVVGEENKAESREVKLGAKVGSYYIVQSGVTAADKIVVEGLTKIQNGVALDVTEVTPEELQLSFNS, from the coding sequence GTGTTTTCAGTAAAAAAAATGAAGGCGTATTGTTTTTGTTTGCTTGCAATCTTGATGCTATCGATCATGGCGGGATGCGGAAATAAGCAGCAAGCAGCTATGGGCGGCAAAGCAGTACCAGTTAAAGTAATGCAGGTAGTTCAAAGAGATACTCCGATGACGTATGAGTATGCCGGTCAAGTACAGGCAAAAAATGAAGTGAAAATTCAGGCGCGTGTATCCGGTAATATCGTAGAAAAATTAGTAAATGGCGGTGACATCGTACATAGAGGGCAGCCTCTTTTCAGAATTGATGCACGTCAATACGAAAGTACATTAAACTCTGCACAAGCAAATTTAGCGCAATCAGAAGCGACCTTAAGTAATACGCGTTTAGATAGAGAGCGTTATGAACAACTGGTTGAAAGTGATGCACTTGCAATGCAGACTTTAACAGCACAACAATCTGCAGAAAGACAGAATGAAGCAGCTGTTGAATACAATCGTGCAAATGTAAAAAAAGCATCCGACGATTTACATGATACGGTGATTGTGTCGCCGGTTGATGGTCGTATGGACGTAAATGATCTTAGTGTTGGTACTTATGTAACGGCAGGTTCTACGACAATGGCGACTGTTTCATCGACAGATCCTGTTTTTGTTCAATTCAGCATGAGTGAAAATGAATATCTGCAATTAGCAGAAAATAATCAAGGTGGAATTGGCAGTGGCTGGGGGAATAATGTTCTTTTAACCTTGAGCAATGGATCTGCTTATCCTGTATTTGGGAAAGTTGAGCAGGTAGACAGATCGCTTTCTAATAATAGCGGGACATTGACATTTAAAGCTTCTTTTGGCAATCCAGATAGTATTTTGATCCCTGGAATGTTTGGTCGAGTAAAAATTACAGGAGAAACAATTTCTGGAGCAGTTTTAGTTCCGCAGCGTGCCGTACAACAATTACTTGAGAAAACCTTTGTTACTGTTGTTGGTGAAGAAAATAAAGCTGAATCAAGAGAAGTTAAACTTGGTGCAAAAGTAGGCAGCTATTATATTGTGCAGTCCGGTGTAACCGCAGCAGATAAAATTGTTGTTGAAGGTTTAACGAAAATTCAAAATGGTGTAGCCCTTGATGTGACAGAGGTGACTCCAGAAGAGTTGCAGTTGTCCTTCAACTCGTAA
- a CDS encoding efflux RND transporter permease subunit, with product MAKFFIERPIFAIVVSIIMVLLGVISAVNLPIAQYPQIQPPTVSVATSYTGASADVVNQTVAQVIEQQVNGVQGMDYMSSNSDDSGRYSLSVTFSSDTDGDIASVKTQNNVAQANASLPSAVQQVGITTKKASSDMAYLVSLYSPNGTYDNTFLKNYADIYIFDAMKRVKGVGDIMIFGSDFSMRIWLNPDKMAELNVAISDVSSALKEQNIQAPAGTIGQMPAASNQEFQYTGKVKGRLVTVEDFENVIVRAQSNGSFIYLKDIARVETGAKTTNITSKMNDMNAVAFGVQLTNDANALETVDAVKAVLAEAKQSFPPDMQLEPIVDNTEYVRESISEVVHTFVEALVLVLIVVFLFLQSWRATLIPMLAIPVSLIATFGAFTLLGFSINTLTLFAMVLAIGLVVDDAIVVIEAVEHNMRYKGLNPKEATKLAMDEVSGPVVAIAFVLACVFIPVAFFSGMTGILYKQFALTIAVSMALSAFVALSLTPALCAMMLKPHDPNGHKGWLGRFFDRFNAWFEKNTEIYGDIVKTVIHHARYACLFLAVVVIGTVALFKVVPATFVPDEDQGFFIAAVSLPEGTSLNRTQETIKQVAAAIHQQPGVKTTMEISGYDLLSSSSKSNSGVIFAGLEPWSKRTTPETQINAQLGMLMQNTAGIMNATIIPINMPALPGLGMVGGFTMMLQDMSGHTDGELDEITKKFVAAANQRPEIAKAYSTFKIDSPNVEFEVDREKVKNLGVNLDDVFTALQVNFGGSQVNDFNRFGRTYKVVMQADSGFRNEADMTRFLYVKSSSGTMVPLDTLLKPKTTTAAASISRFNGARSIQINGSAAPGYSSGQALTAMEEVAKEVLPDGFKYEWSGQSREERKAGSSTMIIFALAIIFVFLCLAALYESWTVPYAVLLCVPTGIFGALLAEYSRDLANSVYMQIGLVMLIGLAAKNAILIVEYAKVRVDRGMEPVEAAIEAAKLRLRPIIMTSLAFIIGCLPLALATGAGAGSRNAMGTAVVGGMIAATIMGIYLIPVMFVVVEKISDKFGTRRRKKEPKNVNELM from the coding sequence GTGGCAAAATTTTTTATTGAAAGGCCGATATTTGCAATTGTAGTATCCATTATTATGGTGCTTCTAGGTGTTATATCCGCAGTGAATCTGCCAATTGCACAATATCCTCAAATACAACCGCCTACGGTTAGTGTTGCGACCAGCTACACTGGTGCAAGTGCCGATGTTGTGAATCAAACCGTAGCGCAGGTTATTGAACAACAGGTAAATGGTGTTCAAGGTATGGATTATATGAGCAGTAACAGTGATGACAGCGGACGTTATAGTCTATCAGTTACTTTTTCATCAGATACAGATGGTGACATTGCCTCAGTAAAAACACAAAACAATGTGGCACAGGCAAATGCAAGCTTACCATCAGCTGTTCAACAGGTTGGTATTACGACCAAAAAAGCATCTTCTGATATGGCCTATTTGGTATCGCTTTATTCACCAAATGGAACATATGATAATACATTTTTGAAAAATTATGCGGATATCTATATTTTTGATGCGATGAAACGTGTTAAAGGTGTAGGGGATATCATGATTTTCGGCTCTGACTTTTCCATGCGTATTTGGTTGAATCCAGATAAAATGGCTGAGCTGAACGTGGCAATCTCTGATGTATCTTCAGCACTAAAAGAACAAAATATACAGGCACCGGCAGGTACGATTGGCCAAATGCCAGCAGCCTCAAATCAAGAATTTCAATATACCGGTAAAGTAAAAGGACGTCTTGTGACAGTCGAAGACTTTGAAAATGTCATCGTGCGTGCACAAAGCAATGGATCTTTCATTTACCTAAAGGATATTGCTAGAGTTGAGACAGGCGCGAAGACGACCAACATCACAAGTAAAATGAATGATATGAATGCAGTTGCATTCGGTGTTCAACTTACAAATGATGCAAATGCATTGGAAACGGTTGACGCAGTTAAGGCAGTTTTAGCGGAAGCTAAGCAAAGTTTTCCTCCGGATATGCAGTTGGAGCCGATCGTAGATAATACGGAATATGTACGTGAATCCATCAGTGAAGTGGTACATACATTCGTAGAAGCATTAGTACTGGTTCTAATTGTAGTGTTCCTGTTCTTACAAAGCTGGCGGGCGACACTGATCCCAATGCTTGCGATCCCTGTATCCTTGATCGCGACGTTTGGTGCATTTACCTTGCTCGGTTTCTCCATTAATACATTGACTTTATTTGCTATGGTTTTGGCAATTGGGTTGGTCGTGGATGATGCGATTGTTGTTATTGAAGCAGTTGAACATAATATGCGTTATAAAGGGCTGAATCCAAAAGAAGCAACAAAGCTTGCGATGGATGAAGTTTCTGGGCCGGTTGTCGCAATTGCGTTCGTACTGGCTTGCGTATTTATTCCGGTTGCTTTCTTTAGTGGAATGACAGGGATTTTGTATAAGCAATTTGCGTTGACAATTGCAGTATCGATGGCATTATCGGCATTTGTTGCATTGTCTTTAACACCGGCACTTTGTGCGATGATGTTAAAACCGCATGATCCGAATGGTCATAAAGGCTGGCTCGGACGTTTCTTTGACCGGTTTAATGCTTGGTTTGAGAAAAACACTGAAATTTATGGTGATATTGTTAAAACGGTTATTCACCATGCAAGATATGCATGTTTATTCTTAGCTGTTGTCGTGATTGGTACGGTTGCTTTATTTAAAGTCGTGCCGGCTACATTTGTTCCGGATGAGGATCAAGGGTTCTTTATTGCAGCGGTTTCCTTACCGGAAGGAACGAGTTTAAATAGGACACAGGAAACAATAAAACAAGTTGCTGCTGCAATTCATCAACAGCCTGGCGTAAAAACAACCATGGAAATTAGCGGCTATGACTTATTATCCAGTTCGTCAAAATCTAATTCCGGTGTTATTTTCGCAGGATTAGAACCTTGGAGTAAACGGACGACACCAGAAACACAAATCAATGCCCAGCTCGGCATGTTGATGCAGAATACAGCTGGCATTATGAATGCAACGATTATACCGATTAATATGCCTGCACTTCCAGGGCTCGGTATGGTTGGTGGGTTCACCATGATGCTTCAGGATATGTCTGGTCATACAGATGGGGAATTAGATGAAATCACGAAAAAATTCGTTGCTGCTGCAAATCAGCGTCCTGAAATTGCAAAAGCTTACTCCACATTTAAAATAGATTCGCCAAATGTTGAATTTGAAGTGGATCGTGAAAAAGTAAAAAATCTTGGTGTAAATCTTGATGATGTATTTACAGCATTGCAAGTTAACTTTGGTGGTTCGCAAGTAAACGATTTTAACCGTTTTGGACGTACCTACAAAGTAGTTATGCAGGCGGACAGTGGTTTCCGTAATGAAGCTGATATGACACGCTTCTTATATGTAAAATCATCTTCAGGGACGATGGTACCTTTAGATACGTTATTGAAACCAAAAACAACGACTGCTGCGGCAAGTATTTCTCGTTTTAATGGTGCACGCAGCATCCAAATTAACGGTTCGGCAGCACCGGGGTATAGTTCAGGGCAGGCTTTGACTGCGATGGAAGAAGTAGCAAAAGAAGTATTGCCTGACGGTTTCAAATATGAATGGTCTGGACAGAGTCGTGAAGAAAGAAAAGCAGGCAGCAGTACAATGATTATCTTTGCCTTGGCAATTATTTTCGTGTTCTTATGTTTGGCTGCGCTTTATGAAAGCTGGACGGTACCTTATGCGGTTCTTCTTTGTGTACCAACAGGTATTTTCGGTGCGTTACTGGCCGAATATTCACGTGACCTGGCGAACAGTGTGTATATGCAGATTGGTCTGGTCATGTTGATTGGTTTGGCAGCGAAAAATGCCATTTTGATCGTTGAGTATGCAAAAGTCCGTGTGGATAGAGGTATGGAACCGGTCGAGGCTGCGATCGAAGCAGCAAAACTTCGTCTTCGCCCAATTATCATGACATCGCTTGCTTTTATTATCGGTTGTTTACCACTTGCGCTTGCTACAGGCGCTGGAGCTGGTTCACGTAATGCGATGGGGACAGCGGTTGTCGGCGGAATGATCGCCGCAACCATTATGGGAATTTACTTGATTCCTGTCATGTTTGTTGTGGTAGAAAAAATTTCGGATAAATTCGGTACGAGAAGAAGAAAAAAAGAACCGAAAAATGTAAATGAATTAATGTAA